From Caretta caretta isolate rCarCar2 chromosome 3, rCarCar1.hap1, whole genome shotgun sequence, a single genomic window includes:
- the COL10A1 gene encoding collagen alpha-1(X) chain encodes MQVQISFLLLLSLNIVHGGDGFFSERYQKQASMKGPHFLPFNVKSQGLQGRGEQGPPGLPGPAGPRGQPGPAGPPGYGSPGPQGPPGPPGPPGFSAVGKPGLPGLPGKPGERGLNGEKGNIGPAGLPGSRGPQGPPGIPGPAGISVAGKTGEQGPPGAQGPRGVPGEKGETGIPGINGRKGENGYGVPGRPGDRGLPGPQGPPGPPGLAGIGKPGENGFPGQPGVKGDRGLPGAPGPAGIPGSQGLPGEPGAAGIGKPGANGPPGLPGIPGAKGLPGPPGMPGSPGLPGFGKPGLPGMKGHRGPEGLPGVPGIKGDEGPAGVPGEPGPSGPPGNMGPQGLRGIPGENGLPGPKGEAGPAGLAGYPGAKGDRGLPGLDGKPGYPGEQGLAGPKGPPGLPGPKGDNGHAGPPGLPGPMGAPGPKGGPGFNGEPGPRGPSGIPGIRGPIGPPGIPGFPGTKGEPGAPGLPGPAGIATKGLNGPMGPPGLPGPRGNNGEPGLPGPPGPPGPPGQAILPQMPDGYIKAGESQGLTGMPLMKAGVNQGLIGMPVSAFSAILSKAYPGATMPIKFDKILYNRQQHYDPRTGIFTCRIPGLYYFSYHVHVKGTNVWVALYKNGSPIMYTYDEYKKGYLDQASGSAVIDLMENDQVWLQLPNAESNGLYSSDYVHSSFSGFLFAHM; translated from the exons ATGCAGGTACAAATAtcctttctgctgctgctttctctgAACATTGTCCATGGCGGTGATGGGTTTTTTTCTGAACGATACCAAAAACAAGCCAGCATGAAGGGGCCACATTTCTTACCATTTAACGTAAAAAGTCAAG GTTTACAGGGAAGGGGAGAACAAGGACCTCCTGGTCTACCAGGTCCTGCTGGCCCAAGAGGACAACCAGGCCCAGCAGGGCCACCAGGCTATGGAAGTCCAGGTCCTCAAGGTCCACCAGGCCCCCCAGGTCCACCCGGATTTTCTGCTGTTGGAAAGCCAGGCTTGCCTGGTTTACCAGGAAAACCAGGGGAGAGAGGATTAAATGGTGAAAAAGGAAATATTGGACCTGCTGGTCTCCCAGGATCAAGAGGGCCACAGGGGCCTCCTGGAATTCCTGGTCCTGCTGGAATCTCTGTTGCTGGCAAGACAGGAGAACAAGGGCCACCAGGAGCACAAGGGCCACGGGGTGTCCCTGGAGAAAAGGGTGAGACAGGTATTCCTGGTATAAATGGACGAAAGGGAGAAAATGGATATGGAGTTCCAGGTCGCCCAGGTGACAGAGGGCTCCCAGGTCCCCAGGGCCCCCCAGGTCCCCCTGGACTTGCTGGGATAGGGAAGCCTGGTGAAAACGGGTTTCCAGGTCAGCCAGGTGTGAAAGGTGATCGTGGTTTACCAGGTGCACCAGGACCAGCAGGCATCCCAGGTTCCCAAGGTCTTCCTGGGGAACCTGGAGCAGCAGGAATTGGAAAGCCTGGAGCAAATGGACCCCCAGGATTGCCAGGGATTCCTGGAGCAAAAGGACTGCCTGGACCCCCAGGCATGCCTGGATCCCCAGGTCTTCCAGGGTTTGGAAAGCCAGGTTTGCCAGGGATGAAAGGACATAGAGGACCTGAAGGCCTTCCCGGTGTTCCAGGGATCAAAGGAGATGAAGGTCCAGCTGGAGTTCCAGGAGAACCAGGGCCATCTGGACCACCTGGAAATATGGGTCCTCAAGGACTTAGAGGAATACCAGGTGAAAATGGCCTACCTGGGCCTAAAGGTGAAGCAGGACCTGCAGGCCTTGCAGGATACCCAGGAGCTAAAGGTGACAGAGGCCTACCAGGATTAGACGGAAAACCAGGATATCCAGGGGAGCAGGGTCTTGCTGGTCCTAAAGGACCTCCAGGTTTACCAGGCCCGAAAGGGGACAATGGTCATGCAGGGCCACCTGGCCTACCTGGTCCAATGGGTGCACCAGGACCTAAAGGAGGACCAGGATTTAATGGTGAGCCAGGCCCAAGAGGACCTTCTGGAATACCTGGTATAAGAGGTCCAATTGGGCCACCAGGCATTCCAGGATTTCCAGGCACTAAAGGGGAACCAGGGGCACCAGGATTACCAGGTCCAGCTGGCATTGCTACAAAAGGTTTAAATGGACCCATGGGGCCACCTGGGCTCCCAGGCCCAAGAGGCAACAATGGAGAGCCTGGGTTACCAGGCCCTCCGGGTCCACCTGGTCCTCCTGGTCAAGCAATACTCCCACAGATGCCAGATGGTTATATAAAAGCAGGAGAGAGTCAAGGCCTCACAGGAATGCCTCTTATGAAAGCAGGAGTAAACCAAGGTCTAATTGGAATGCCAGTATCAGCTTTCTCTGCCATTCTCTCCAAAGCCTACCCTGGGGCCACTATGCCCATCAAATTTGATAAAATCTTGTACAACCGACAGCAACATTATGACCCCAGAACAGGAATCTTTACATGTAGGATCCCAGGACTTTACTATTTTTCTTACCATGTACATGTAAAAGGAACAAATGTTTGGGTCGCACTCTACAAAAATGGCTCACCAATCATGTACACCTATGATGAGTACAAGAAAGGATACCTTGACCAAGCTTCTGGAAGTGCTGTCATTGATCTCATGGAAAACGATCAAGTCTGGTTGCAGTTGCCCAATGCAGAATCTAATGGCTTGTATTCCTCTGATTACGTTCACTCCTCTTTCTCAGGATTCTTGTTTGCTCATATGTGA